The sequence GATACCCTTAAGCTGTATGGCCATACATTTAATAGTCGATTGCTGTTGGGCACGGCCAGCTACCCCTCCCCAACCGTACTCCAAGAAGCCGTGGCCCTGACCCAACCGGCCATGATCACCACGGCACTGCGTCGCCAAGGCGTGGTCGGCGCTGAAAATGGTCAGGCCTTCTGGGCTTTATTACAGGCCATGGACGCCCCGCTATTGCCCAACACTGCTGGCTGCTTTGACGTCACCGAAGCCATCACCACTGCTCATATGGCGCGCGAAGTGTTTGGCACCAACTGGATTAAGCTCGAGCTTTTAGGCGACGACGACACCCTCCAGCCCGACATGCAAAAATTAGCCCTGGCGGCAGAAGAATTGATCAAAGAGGGCTTTTATGTGTTACCTTACTGTACCGAAGACCTCGTTGCCTGCCGTCGTTTACTCGATGTGGGCTGTCAGGTATTGATGCCTTGGGCGGCGCCCATTGGCACGGGTAAAGGCCCGGTCAACCCCTACGGCCTAAAGCTATTGCGCCAGCGACTGCCCAATACCCCCCTCATCATTGATGCCGGCATAGGCCTACCCTCACATGCCTGCCAAGTCATGGAATGGGGCTTCGATGCGGTGCTGTTAAACACCGCCGTGTCTAAGGCTGGAGACCCTGCCATGATGGCCCAAGCGTTCGCCCAGGCCATCAGCGCCGGACGAGCGGCTTATTTGGCCAGCCCAATGGCCGAGCGCCAAGCCGCTCAAGCCAGTACGCCCACCGTGGGCATGCCTTTTTGGCACACTCAGTAATCCCTCTTTTCTAATCACGCTGCCTCGTGCAGCGTCTGAGGGCGCGGCTCACTAATCGGGGTCGCGCCCTTCTCGACTGGGGCCTTGCGCTGACTGCGCGCGCCATCCGCTTGGCGTTTGCTCCGTCGTTACCCACACAAGGAATCTATATGATGAATCCGTTTAACTTTCCGCCTTGCATTGCGCCTTTAGGCTTTTACGCCGTGGTACCCAGCGTCGAATGGGTGGCTCGCTGCGTTGACGCTGGCGCCGACACCATTCAACTACGCAATAAAGACTTACAGGGTGAAGACTTACGCACCGCTATTCAAGCCTGCGTTGATCTAACCCGCAACAGCAACAGCCAGTTTTTCGTCAATGACTATTGGCAGCTAGCCATCGAATGCGGCGCCTACGGCGTCCACTTAGGCCAAGAAGACATGGACGTGGCCGACCTAGCCGCTATTGCCTCTGCCGGCCTACGCCTAGGCTTAAGCACCCACAGCACCGAAGAGATGGATCGTGCCCTCAGCGTTCACCCAAGCTATGTAGCCTGCGGCCCGATTTACGCAACCACCACCAAAAAAATGAGCGCCAGCCCGCGCGGCCTTGAGCGCCTACGCGCCTATGTACAGCAAGCTGGCGACACCCCAACCGTGGCCATTGGCGGCATTGATTTAGACCGCACGCCCGGCGTTCTGTCCACAGGCGTGAGTAGCGTGGCCGTAGTGCGCGGCGTTACCGAGGCAGAAGACTACCGCACGGCTATTGCGGCCTTCAAAGCCCTTTTCCCTCACAGCTAACCCACAGACTTATCCACAGAGTTACCCACACCCACAAAAAAGCCCAGCAAATGCTGGGCTTTTCTTTAAAATAAACTTAAAAAACCGTGTCTAACCCTTGAATTGGGTTAAATACTTGCGCACGTCGTCCCCCAACTGTGGCGCCACCTGACGCCACAAATCGATGGCTTTATCCACAACCTGCGGATCACTCACGCCCGTCATATGGCGGGCAATATTTTGTGCGGTGCGGTCTTTCTGACCCGCGTCAAATAGGTTATAGAGCGCTGCGGGCTGGCTAAAGTAGTCGGTATCGTAGTCTCTAAAATCAAAGTGTAAAGCCGTTTTTTCTAAGGCCAATGGTGGCTCTTGATCGCCGGTCGCCACATAATCATTAAAACGGTTAGGCGCATAGTTGACGTTACCGCCACCGTTACCGTCTACGCGCATGGCGCCGTCTTTATGGGTATTGTGATACGGGCATTGTGGTGCATTCACGGGAATTTGGGTGTGGTTGATGCCCAAGCGATAGCGCTGAGTATCGCCATAGGAGAAAATCCGCCCTTGCAGCATGCGATCCGGTGAGTAGCCGATGCCTGGCACAATATTGGCAGGGGTAAACGCAGCCTGCTCTACTTCGGCAAAGTAATTTTCAGGGTTACGGTTCAGCGTAAACTGCCCCACCGGAATCAAAGGATAATCGCCGTGCGGCCATACTTTGGTCAGGTCAAACGGATGGATGGCGTAGCTGTTGGCTTCGGCTTCGGGCATGATTTGCACAAACAGCTTCCAAACAGGATAGTCGCCTTGCTCAATCGCATTAAATAAATCTTCTTGCGCTGATTCGCGCGTCTGGCCGACTTTGTCAGCGGCTTCTGCATCGGTAAAGTGCTTATGGCCTTGCTGGTTTTTAAAGTGGAATTTCACCCAAAAACGCTCATTTTTAGCATTGATGAAGCTATAGGTGTGGCTACCAAAACCATCAACGTTTCTAAAGCCAGTGGGTAAACCACGATCCGACATCAAGATCAGCACTTGATGGTAGCTCTCTGGCGTACGCGACCAAAAATCCCAAGCGGCGGTGTTGTCTCTCAGATTGGTTTTAGGATCGCGCTTTTGGGTGTGGATGAAATCAGGAAACTTAAGCGGATCACGAATAAAGAATACCGGCGTATTGTTACCAACCAAATCCCAATTGCCTTCATCGGTGTAAAACTTCATCGCAAAGCCGCGCACGTCGCGCTCGGCATCGGCCGCACCGCGCTCGCCCGCCACCGTCGACATCCGAATGAACATATCGGTTTTTTTGCCCACTTGGCTAAAAATACTGGCCTTAGTGTATTGGCTGATGTCGTGCGTCACTTCAAACACACCGTAAGCGCCAGACCCTTTGGCATGCACGACACGTTCAGGAATCCGCTCACGGTCAAAGTGGGCCAGCTTTTCCAACAGCCATGCATCCTGTAACAGAATCGGGCCTTTAGGGCCGGCGGTGAGGCTGTTATCGTTGTCCACAACGGGCGCGCCCGAGCCATGGGTTAAGGTAATGGCTGATTTTTTTTGGTTCATGTCGTGCTCCTTATCAGTATTATGGGTTAATGCGAATGCACTATCTTCATAGTAAGCCAATAAAAAACTTATTGAAACTATTTTTATTATAGCTAATGGCTATTGAGCTCCGCTCAATCAATCAAAGCTTCTTGCTTATGCTGTTAATATAACCTAATTTAATCAATTAGATCACCTCTTTTAATCAAGTCTTGTAAAGACTGTCTATGGCAAAAGACACCTGCGACAGTTCTTCAATGAAACGCTGCTCCACCTGGCTGAGCATCCGCTCCTTATGCCAGAGTAAATACACCGGAATCGTTGCCACTGGCTCCTGCGGCAACAGCGCGCGTAAAAGCGGCGCCACATATTCACTTTGGGCCACATGATCAGGCAAGCAGCCAATGCCGTAACCAGCGCTTAACAGCCGCACCACCTCATCCAGACTATTGGT comes from Neisseriaceae bacterium CLB008 and encodes:
- a CDS encoding thiazole synthase, whose product is MNDTLKLYGHTFNSRLLLGTASYPSPTVLQEAVALTQPAMITTALRRQGVVGAENGQAFWALLQAMDAPLLPNTAGCFDVTEAITTAHMAREVFGTNWIKLELLGDDDTLQPDMQKLALAAEELIKEGFYVLPYCTEDLVACRRLLDVGCQVLMPWAAPIGTGKGPVNPYGLKLLRQRLPNTPLIIDAGIGLPSHACQVMEWGFDAVLLNTAVSKAGDPAMMAQAFAQAISAGRAAYLASPMAERQAAQASTPTVGMPFWHTQ
- a CDS encoding catalase — its product is MNQKKSAITLTHGSGAPVVDNDNSLTAGPKGPILLQDAWLLEKLAHFDRERIPERVVHAKGSGAYGVFEVTHDISQYTKASIFSQVGKKTDMFIRMSTVAGERGAADAERDVRGFAMKFYTDEGNWDLVGNNTPVFFIRDPLKFPDFIHTQKRDPKTNLRDNTAAWDFWSRTPESYHQVLILMSDRGLPTGFRNVDGFGSHTYSFINAKNERFWVKFHFKNQQGHKHFTDAEAADKVGQTRESAQEDLFNAIEQGDYPVWKLFVQIMPEAEANSYAIHPFDLTKVWPHGDYPLIPVGQFTLNRNPENYFAEVEQAAFTPANIVPGIGYSPDRMLQGRIFSYGDTQRYRLGINHTQIPVNAPQCPYHNTHKDGAMRVDGNGGGNVNYAPNRFNDYVATGDQEPPLALEKTALHFDFRDYDTDYFSQPAALYNLFDAGQKDRTAQNIARHMTGVSDPQVVDKAIDLWRQVAPQLGDDVRKYLTQFKG
- the thiE gene encoding thiamine phosphate synthase, which produces MNPFNFPPCIAPLGFYAVVPSVEWVARCVDAGADTIQLRNKDLQGEDLRTAIQACVDLTRNSNSQFFVNDYWQLAIECGAYGVHLGQEDMDVADLAAIASAGLRLGLSTHSTEEMDRALSVHPSYVACGPIYATTTKKMSASPRGLERLRAYVQQAGDTPTVAIGGIDLDRTPGVLSTGVSSVAVVRGVTEAEDYRTAIAAFKALFPHS